One window from the genome of Dermacentor silvarum isolate Dsil-2018 chromosome 5, BIME_Dsil_1.4, whole genome shotgun sequence encodes:
- the LOC119454480 gene encoding uncharacterized protein LOC119454480: protein MLNLVLRRAFRRIFLVADVRRAVIRADFLHNYGLLEDVQRRRLINSMTQLSVPGVPSSGTSPIVPISAMLNEPFAAFLREFPTLTRLSDWMQPVQHDVCHHTVTSGPPVSFRPQRLSPEKFKIARAEFEHMLQLGIIRPSSSNWASPVHMVPKTGD from the coding sequence ATGCTAAACCTTGTCCTTCGACGAGCGTTCCGCAGGATTTTCCTGGTTGCGGACGTCCGTCGTGCAGTCATTAGagcagacttcttgcacaactacggaCTCCTTGAAGACGTTCAACGACGCCGTCTCATCAACTCCATGACCCAGCTATCTGTTCCCGGCGTCCCATCATCAGGGACATCGCCGatcgtgcctatttctgccatgttgAACGAACCTTTCGCCGCGTTCCTACGCGAGTTTCCCACTTTGACGCGCCTGTCGGACTGGATGCAACCGGTGCAACATGACGTGTGCCATCACACTGTCACCTCCGGCCCACCAGTCTCCTTCCGACCCCAGCGTTTGTCCCCGGAGAAATTCAAGATCGCTCGCGCGGAGTTCGAACACATGCTGCAACTcggcatcatccgcccttcctccagtaattgggcatcaccTGTTCACATGGTGCCTAAGACGGGCGACTGA